Proteins from one Streptomyces sp. NBC_00289 genomic window:
- a CDS encoding alpha-L-rhamnosidase: MLSLAMAAAAVLAAGPSPSASVPSAATATGVSKTALQALNYSPASRTLKPTAVYRTSGSVANPQNVLSGQPTRISGAQSAVTLDFGQEIAGVATLSFGSTSDSGQRVGLAFSESSLYVGTNSDRSSGRDGEDGALYATASAGGTYTMPTARLRGGFRYLTVFLDTSGWVDLKGVSLAFTAAPGKTNPADYANFFHSNDDLLNRIWYAGAYTVQLNTIASDQGRAWPPPTTQWDNGATVGVGDSVLVDGAKRDRTVWPGDLGIAVPTQYAYSNDLTSTRNALTTMYDAQSAEGEIPWSGPPFNLTGSDTYHTWTLLGTATYYTYTADRVWLDSQWADYKRGMAFIIDKIDGNNLLNVTRTQDWARVGQGGENISANALLYAALKGGATLATVEGDSALAASWTAKAAAVKTAANSRLWDASKGMYKDNPNSGLYPQDGNSLAVWYGLTDSTAKSKSVVAELGKNWGIYGPTTPEWGGNVSPFAGGMELNAHFTANDDFTALAQIRRTWGHMLDSGIGTKSTFWEGVKADGGLAYGGSFMSLAHGWSTAPTSTLTFDVLGTAPESATGTYRFVPHPGDLTSVEGRITMPQGAINASWSRVPASGTYTAHLTSPPGTTGRIGVPKFGGGNISVSVNAKVVWSNGTFTPTSGITGATQDDTYVYLTGVAPGGYTVTATGLGNPAPPAEPGTDTLRAGFTRCAGEGGTCSFSGTRAVAYGAGTYTYKTATGSTACTNASFGGDPAANLVKSCYVADTGGPPGYTVCAAEDGTCAVPGYNRDVAYGANGNFAHQVTNGSVACTNAHFGDPIDGVAKSCYLPPVGGPPGGWAKCAEQNGSCPAVAGQPVMFGAFGAFTTLKAAGDTPCTDATFGDPIPGESKACYTATGDPVGYTTACADEGETCAFSGQQTVAYGARGSFVYKSFTGGTSCTVTAFGTDPLPGVSKTCYLTS; this comes from the coding sequence TTGCTCAGCCTCGCCATGGCCGCGGCCGCCGTGCTGGCCGCAGGTCCCTCGCCCTCCGCTTCCGTGCCGAGTGCGGCGACCGCAACGGGCGTCAGTAAGACGGCCCTGCAGGCCCTGAACTACTCGCCGGCCTCTCGCACCCTCAAGCCGACCGCCGTCTACCGCACGTCCGGCAGCGTCGCGAATCCGCAGAACGTCCTCAGTGGACAGCCGACGCGGATTTCCGGCGCGCAGTCGGCTGTCACCCTCGACTTCGGCCAAGAGATCGCCGGTGTGGCAACGTTGTCATTCGGCAGTACCAGTGACAGCGGTCAGCGAGTCGGCCTGGCCTTCAGTGAGTCCTCCCTGTACGTGGGCACCAACAGCGACCGGAGCAGCGGCCGCGACGGCGAGGACGGGGCCCTCTACGCCACGGCTTCCGCAGGCGGCACCTACACGATGCCCACGGCGCGACTGCGGGGCGGCTTCCGCTACCTCACCGTCTTCCTCGACACCTCGGGCTGGGTGGACCTCAAGGGCGTCAGCCTCGCCTTCACCGCGGCTCCCGGAAAGACCAACCCGGCCGACTACGCCAACTTCTTCCACTCCAACGACGATCTGCTCAACCGCATCTGGTACGCCGGGGCGTACACCGTGCAGCTCAACACGATCGCCTCCGACCAGGGCCGCGCCTGGCCCCCGCCGACCACCCAGTGGGACAACGGCGCCACCGTCGGCGTCGGCGACTCCGTACTGGTCGACGGGGCCAAGCGCGACCGTACGGTGTGGCCCGGCGACCTGGGCATCGCCGTACCCACGCAGTACGCCTACTCGAACGACCTCACCTCGACCCGCAACGCGCTCACCACGATGTATGACGCGCAGTCAGCGGAGGGCGAAATCCCCTGGTCGGGACCGCCGTTCAACCTTACCGGCTCGGACACGTACCACACCTGGACATTGCTGGGCACGGCCACGTACTACACCTACACCGCCGACCGGGTGTGGCTGGACTCCCAATGGGCCGACTACAAGCGCGGGATGGCCTTCATCATCGACAAGATCGACGGAAACAACCTCCTCAACGTGACCCGCACCCAGGACTGGGCCCGGGTCGGCCAGGGGGGCGAGAACATCTCCGCCAACGCGCTGCTGTACGCCGCGCTCAAAGGTGGCGCCACCCTCGCCACGGTCGAGGGCGACAGCGCGCTCGCCGCGAGCTGGACCGCCAAGGCGGCCGCCGTCAAGACCGCGGCCAACTCCCGCCTGTGGGACGCCTCGAAGGGCATGTACAAGGACAACCCGAACAGCGGCCTGTATCCACAGGACGGCAACTCGCTCGCGGTCTGGTACGGGTTGACCGACTCCACGGCCAAGTCGAAGAGCGTCGTTGCGGAGCTAGGGAAGAACTGGGGTATCTACGGCCCCACCACCCCCGAGTGGGGCGGCAACGTCTCGCCCTTCGCCGGCGGCATGGAGCTGAACGCCCACTTCACCGCCAACGACGACTTCACCGCCCTGGCACAGATCCGCCGCACCTGGGGCCACATGCTGGACAGCGGCATCGGCACCAAGAGCACCTTCTGGGAGGGCGTCAAAGCCGACGGCGGTCTCGCCTACGGCGGTTCCTTCATGAGCCTGGCCCATGGCTGGTCCACCGCGCCCACCTCCACGCTCACCTTCGACGTACTCGGCACCGCACCCGAGTCGGCGACCGGCACCTACCGCTTCGTCCCGCACCCCGGCGACCTGACCAGCGTCGAGGGCCGCATCACCATGCCGCAGGGCGCCATCAACGCCTCTTGGTCCCGTGTGCCCGCCTCCGGCACCTACACGGCGCACCTCACCAGCCCGCCCGGCACCACCGGCCGTATCGGCGTCCCGAAGTTCGGCGGCGGCAACATATCAGTGTCCGTGAACGCCAAGGTCGTCTGGAGCAACGGGACCTTCACGCCCACCTCCGGCATCACCGGCGCGACCCAGGACGACACCTACGTCTACCTGACCGGCGTCGCTCCGGGCGGCTACACCGTGACCGCCACCGGACTGGGCAATCCTGCTCCGCCTGCCGAACCGGGTACCGACACCCTGCGCGCGGGCTTCACCCGGTGCGCGGGCGAGGGCGGTACGTGCTCCTTCAGCGGCACCCGCGCGGTGGCCTACGGGGCCGGGACGTACACGTACAAGACGGCGACCGGCAGCACCGCCTGCACCAACGCCTCCTTCGGCGGCGACCCCGCCGCGAACCTCGTCAAGTCCTGCTACGTCGCCGACACGGGCGGCCCGCCCGGATACACCGTCTGCGCGGCCGAGGACGGCACCTGCGCCGTGCCCGGCTACAACCGTGACGTCGCCTACGGCGCCAACGGCAACTTCGCCCACCAGGTCACCAACGGCTCCGTCGCCTGCACCAACGCCCACTTCGGCGATCCCATCGACGGAGTCGCCAAGTCCTGCTACCTGCCGCCCGTCGGCGGACCGCCCGGCGGCTGGGCCAAGTGCGCGGAGCAGAACGGCAGTTGTCCAGCCGTCGCGGGACAACCGGTGATGTTCGGTGCCTTCGGAGCCTTCACCACGCTCAAGGCCGCCGGCGACACCCCGTGCACCGACGCCACATTCGGCGACCCGATCCCCGGCGAGTCGAAGGCCTGCTACACCGCCACCGGCGACCCGGTCGGCTATACCACCGCCTGCGCGGACGAAGGCGAGACGTGCGCCTTCAGCGGACAGCAGACCGTCGCCTACGGCGCGCGGGGCAGCTTCGTGTACAAGTCGTTCACCGGCGGCACCAGCTGCACGGTGACGGCATTCGGCACCGATCCGCTGCCCGGCGTGAGCAAGACCTGTTATCTCACCTCCTGA
- a CDS encoding glycoside hydrolase family 76 protein encodes MAWASIDDGVSGDSVWLDRSWDGGATWEGLLGKASIPGSWTGTRTLMYNITDPRNHRRGLVRACGDAAAVGCTNWVYPTVCDTLCDGTSAGQAAGDDQPVPSTTLYGRTIRLHVDQKNSMAWASIDTAGSGDEIRLDRSWDGGATWPDGSSLGRTSTPSGATGTRTAMYATRDPRGLLHGGAVRACGREASHNEGSCTAWVRPAPTRARAAADALMTSYDPYNGWWPSSWWNSAATLTSLIDFAKTTGTHDYDWAIARTFDQNKGVFPAGVRSTDAIEGHFISRSIDDSGWWAIAWLDAYDYTGDRRYLDEAVTIANYIQQYWDPSSCGGGVWWDRERTYKNAVTNGQYLWLTTALHQRIPSDTVWHQRAKTAAAWYKASGMINSSGLVNDGLTSACANNGSTVWSYNQGLAIGGFTELWKTTGDGSFLTTARTLADAAISSTTLTRDGVLTESCDLGSASCDDNQKQFKGIFMRHFADLAKATGSSTYRSYVQKQADTLWAQDRSSLNALGERWAGAGPNQSDWRTQASALGALTAAAG; translated from the coding sequence ATGGCCTGGGCCAGCATCGACGACGGCGTGAGCGGCGACTCGGTGTGGCTGGACCGCTCCTGGGACGGCGGAGCCACCTGGGAAGGACTGCTCGGCAAGGCGAGCATTCCCGGCTCCTGGACCGGCACCAGGACGCTGATGTACAACATCACCGATCCCCGCAACCACCGACGCGGACTGGTCCGTGCCTGCGGCGACGCCGCCGCCGTCGGTTGCACGAACTGGGTCTACCCCACCGTCTGCGACACGCTCTGCGACGGCACCAGCGCCGGCCAGGCGGCCGGTGACGACCAGCCGGTGCCGTCCACGACCCTCTACGGCCGCACGATCCGCCTGCACGTCGACCAGAAGAACTCCATGGCCTGGGCGAGCATCGACACCGCTGGCTCCGGCGACGAGATCCGGCTCGACCGCTCCTGGGACGGCGGCGCGACATGGCCGGACGGCTCCTCCCTCGGCCGCACCAGCACCCCGTCCGGAGCCACCGGTACCCGTACCGCGATGTACGCCACCCGCGACCCGCGCGGCCTGCTCCACGGCGGCGCGGTCCGCGCCTGCGGCCGGGAAGCGAGCCACAACGAGGGCAGCTGCACCGCGTGGGTCAGGCCCGCACCCACCAGGGCACGCGCCGCGGCGGACGCGCTGATGACCTCGTACGACCCCTACAACGGCTGGTGGCCCAGCAGTTGGTGGAACTCCGCCGCCACCCTCACCTCCCTCATCGACTTCGCGAAGACCACCGGCACACACGACTACGACTGGGCCATCGCCCGCACCTTCGACCAGAACAAGGGCGTCTTCCCCGCCGGTGTGCGCAGCACGGACGCAATCGAGGGCCACTTCATCAGCCGTTCCATCGACGACTCGGGCTGGTGGGCCATCGCCTGGCTCGACGCGTACGACTACACCGGCGACCGCCGCTACCTCGACGAGGCCGTGACCATCGCCAACTACATCCAGCAGTACTGGGATCCCAGCTCCTGCGGCGGTGGCGTGTGGTGGGACCGCGAGCGCACCTACAAGAACGCCGTGACGAACGGGCAGTACCTCTGGCTGACCACCGCGCTGCACCAGCGCATCCCGAGCGACACCGTATGGCACCAGCGGGCGAAGACGGCCGCCGCCTGGTACAAGGCCAGCGGGATGATCAACTCCTCGGGGCTGGTGAACGACGGACTGACCTCGGCCTGCGCCAACAACGGCTCCACCGTATGGAGTTACAACCAGGGACTGGCCATCGGCGGCTTCACCGAACTGTGGAAGACGACCGGGGACGGTTCGTTTCTGACCACCGCACGGACGCTGGCCGACGCCGCCATCAGCAGCACGACCCTGACCCGGGACGGAGTGCTCACCGAGTCCTGCGACCTCGGCTCGGCGTCCTGCGACGACAACCAGAAGCAGTTCAAGGGCATCTTCATGCGGCACTTCGCCGACCTGGCGAAGGCCACCGGCTCCAGCACGTACCGAAGCTACGTCCAGAAGCAGGCGGACACGCTGTGGGCGCAGGACCGCAGTTCCCTCAACGCGCTCGGTGAACGCTGGGCCGGCGCCGGCCCCAACCAGAGCGACTGGCGTACCCAGGCCAGCGCCCTCGGAGCACTCACCGCCGCCGCGGGCTGA
- a CDS encoding amidohydrolase family protein codes for MNVNNTSSAAVLEELRRRPADRRRILFTGATVVTMDPGLGVVDGGDLLVEGDAITAVGRDLEAGDAVVVDATGTILTPGFVDTHRHAWEAQLRRIMPDVDDLGGYVMATLAGYATVYRPQDMYIGTRLAALTAIDSGITTMLDFSHNSRSREHSDAAIEALVDTGIRGVHASMGPHFGAWDRQWPGDLTRIKDQYFSSDDQLLTLRLAALATDEIAGPALAYGPELARVAAELGIGVSVDAVFGTSSSEAVLRWAKDGVLSPDVTLIHSTGLTPEAWKAMGETGTTVALAPTSDAQIGLETAIPAVDEALSVGIRPGLSIDVEVALASDMFTQMRALHAIQRMRAVNAVHGTDQQPSRITTHDVLDFATLQGARTNGLAGVTGSLTPGKKADLLVIQAEDLNNMPLNDPIGTVVLGSDARNISAVLINGEPRKWDGQVLDVDLPALRGEVHASREYVLNTPAA; via the coding sequence ATGAACGTCAACAACACCAGCAGCGCCGCCGTACTCGAAGAGCTCCGGCGCCGGCCCGCCGACCGGCGGCGCATCCTGTTCACCGGTGCGACCGTGGTCACCATGGACCCCGGCCTCGGCGTCGTCGACGGCGGCGACCTCCTCGTCGAGGGCGACGCGATCACCGCCGTCGGCCGCGACCTCGAGGCGGGCGATGCCGTGGTCGTCGACGCCACCGGCACGATCCTCACCCCCGGCTTCGTCGACACCCACCGGCACGCCTGGGAGGCCCAGCTGCGCCGGATCATGCCGGACGTCGACGACCTCGGCGGCTATGTCATGGCCACCCTGGCCGGCTACGCCACGGTCTACCGGCCCCAGGACATGTACATCGGCACCAGGCTGGCCGCGCTGACCGCGATCGACAGCGGCATCACGACCATGCTCGACTTCTCCCACAACTCCCGCTCCCGCGAGCACTCCGACGCCGCCATCGAGGCTCTTGTCGACACCGGCATCCGCGGCGTGCACGCCTCTATGGGCCCGCACTTCGGCGCGTGGGACCGGCAGTGGCCCGGCGACCTGACCCGCATCAAGGACCAGTACTTCAGCAGCGACGACCAGTTGCTCACGCTGCGCCTGGCGGCCCTGGCCACCGACGAGATCGCCGGACCGGCGCTCGCCTACGGCCCCGAACTCGCCCGAGTAGCAGCTGAGTTGGGCATTGGAGTGAGCGTGGACGCGGTCTTCGGCACCTCCTCCTCCGAGGCGGTCCTGCGCTGGGCCAAGGACGGCGTTCTCAGCCCCGACGTCACCCTCATCCACTCCACCGGCCTGACCCCCGAGGCATGGAAGGCCATGGGAGAGACCGGCACCACCGTCGCGCTCGCCCCCACCTCCGACGCGCAGATCGGCCTGGAGACCGCGATCCCCGCCGTCGACGAGGCCCTGTCCGTCGGGATCCGTCCCGGACTGAGCATCGACGTCGAAGTCGCCCTGGCCAGCGACATGTTCACGCAGATGCGGGCCCTGCACGCAATTCAGCGGATGCGCGCGGTCAACGCCGTCCACGGCACCGACCAGCAGCCCTCCCGCATCACCACCCACGATGTCCTCGACTTCGCCACCCTCCAGGGCGCCCGTACCAATGGCCTGGCCGGCGTCACCGGCTCACTCACCCCGGGCAAGAAGGCCGACCTGCTGGTCATCCAGGCCGAGGACCTCAACAACATGCCGCTCAACGACCCGATCGGCACGGTCGTGCTGGGCTCCGACGCCCGCAACATCAGCGCCGTCCTGATCAACGGCGAGCCCCGCAAGTGGGACGGACAGGTCCTCGACGTCGACCTGCCCGCCCTGCGCGGCGAGGTGCACGCCTCGCGCGAGTACGTGCTGAACACCCCGGCTGCCTGA
- a CDS encoding Atu4866 domain-containing protein — translation MSITETTGTVSWNPEALDEIVSNEEGRPVLFTNARILTMDPLIGTMTGADLLFVGSLVVGVGPAIVTAAQDDNAIVVDCTGMTIAPAVVDTVALAGGRGHRSEYVATLTPGNTPDFLVLPDELATDVPSAVAALVTRPEQVRALVAAGRPVLWAGTDVPGRSTAPEAGIPAAADLTGSPRVGVWIDRKDFLHQELTADGRYDETRGGLSHAYQGRYWIDGDRIDYLDDLGFWAYGEFRGDELHHAGYVMKLG, via the coding sequence ATGAGCATCACCGAGACCACCGGCACCGTGAGCTGGAACCCCGAGGCCCTCGACGAGATCGTCTCGAACGAGGAGGGGCGTCCCGTCCTGTTCACCAACGCCCGGATCCTGACGATGGACCCGCTGATCGGGACCATGACCGGCGCCGACCTCCTGTTCGTCGGCTCCCTGGTCGTGGGGGTGGGCCCCGCCATCGTCACCGCCGCTCAGGACGACAACGCCATCGTCGTCGACTGCACCGGCATGACCATCGCCCCCGCCGTCGTGGACACCGTGGCGCTGGCCGGCGGCCGTGGCCACCGCTCGGAGTACGTCGCGACGCTGACCCCGGGCAACACCCCCGACTTCCTGGTGCTGCCCGACGAACTCGCCACCGACGTGCCGAGCGCCGTGGCCGCCCTCGTGACCCGGCCGGAACAGGTCCGCGCACTCGTCGCGGCCGGCCGGCCCGTCCTGTGGGCCGGCACCGACGTCCCCGGCCGGTCCACCGCTCCCGAGGCGGGCATCCCGGCCGCTGCGGACCTGACCGGCAGCCCGCGCGTCGGCGTCTGGATCGACAGGAAGGACTTCCTGCACCAGGAGCTCACCGCCGACGGCCGCTACGACGAGACTCGGGGTGGGCTCTCGCACGCCTACCAGGGCCGGTACTGGATCGACGGCGACCGCATCGACTACCTGGACGACCTCGGCTTCTGGGCCTACGGCGAGTTCCGGGGCGACGAACTCCACCACGCGGGCTACGTCATGAAGCTCGGCTGA
- a CDS encoding Atu4866 domain-containing protein, with protein sequence MNSNDTPHDSHPCVGMWVTADGFIRQELLPNGRYDEARGNRRSAYTGSYTVTGNHIDYADDTGFTATGDVRDGVLFHEHLVLYRGGDEHTQLEPRR encoded by the coding sequence ATGAACAGCAACGACACGCCCCACGACTCACACCCGTGCGTCGGGATGTGGGTGACCGCGGACGGCTTCATCCGCCAGGAACTGCTGCCCAACGGCCGCTACGACGAGGCCCGCGGCAACCGCCGCAGCGCCTACACCGGCAGCTACACCGTCACCGGCAACCACATCGACTACGCCGATGACACCGGCTTCACGGCCACCGGCGACGTCCGCGACGGCGTCCTCTTCCACGAACATCTGGTCCTCTATCGCGGGGGCGACGAGCACACCCAATTGGAACCCCGACGGTGA
- a CDS encoding HupE/UreJ family protein has translation MWYWCFVAMVELGADHILTGTDHLLFLLILLLPAPLAATGRRWGGLVGARAALGRIGRITLAFTAGHSVALAVTAMGRLDIPGRPVEAFIAASIAGRSPGLCDGLRERR, from the coding sequence GTGTGGTACTGGTGCTTCGTCGCCATGGTCGAACTCGGCGCCGACCACATCCTCACCGGCACCGACCACCTGCTGTTCCTGCTCATCCTGCTTCTGCCCGCGCCTCTCGCGGCCACCGGCCGCCGCTGGGGCGGCCTGGTCGGCGCCCGTGCCGCGCTCGGCCGCATCGGACGCATCACGCTCGCTTTCACCGCCGGCCACTCCGTCGCGCTGGCCGTCACCGCGATGGGCCGCCTCGACATCCCCGGCCGGCCGGTGGAGGCGTTCATCGCCGCCAGCATTGCGGGACGTTCCCCTGGTCTGTGCGACGGCTTGAGGGAACGCCGTTGA
- a CDS encoding RNA polymerase sigma factor, which produces MRRRVREGDREAFALLYEQFARAVYNHGLRLTGDWSTAEEIMSETFLTAWRTRVRVQEDGGSLLPWLLGIATHKADNARRGVRRRQLFLARQPQPRVEEDFAPRTIGRIDDARYLRAVQTALERLRRQEREVLALCVWSGLDYQQTAEALGIAVGTVRSRLSRARRKLAHLAEEEREPPTARGEMTSAAAIAALPVREELT; this is translated from the coding sequence GTGCGTCGCCGTGTGCGCGAGGGGGACCGAGAGGCGTTCGCCCTGCTGTACGAGCAGTTCGCCCGCGCCGTCTACAACCACGGGCTGCGATTGACGGGCGACTGGTCGACAGCCGAAGAGATCATGTCCGAAACGTTCCTGACCGCGTGGCGGACCCGCGTGCGGGTGCAGGAGGACGGCGGCTCCCTGCTGCCCTGGCTGCTGGGCATTGCCACCCACAAGGCGGACAACGCTCGCCGGGGAGTCCGCAGACGGCAGTTGTTCCTGGCGCGTCAACCGCAGCCTCGGGTGGAGGAGGACTTCGCGCCTCGGACGATCGGGCGCATCGACGACGCACGGTACTTGCGAGCCGTGCAGACCGCGCTGGAACGGCTGCGGCGCCAGGAGCGGGAGGTACTGGCCCTGTGCGTGTGGTCCGGCCTGGACTATCAACAGACGGCCGAAGCGCTGGGCATCGCCGTCGGAACCGTACGCTCCCGCCTTTCGCGTGCCCGCAGGAAGCTCGCTCACCTCGCGGAAGAAGAACGGGAACCACCAACCGCCCGCGGAGAGATGACAAGTGCGGCCGCGATCGCGGCCCTGCCCGTACGGGAGGAGCTCACATGA
- a CDS encoding CU044_5270 family protein, with amino-acid sequence MNDDTTGACPQRHGDREEIARLLPAPADWDLPREQYLRHRDLLMHHIDHEQVARPRPARRLLRPAVLAPATALALACAVTAGIALTGGDSAPTGTASHRAATDMQPAAALLARISDATETRVGLTVRDDQFVYTREKTRGADLTSGKAVLSPLMDREVWAAQEPGPLRKLGLIREDGETFPINAELGDPEGTPAGINRPTYRWLSSLPTDPDKLLTYLYAETPQADGRERDQAVFEQIGSLLGGVMPPRTAAALYRAAAKIPGVTPAPHARDAIGRKGLGIARDDTRYGIRTEWVFGEKDFAFLGSRSYLTKDAPYGKAGTLLSSAAELEHAVVDEAGRQPTDAERTQTKRQS; translated from the coding sequence ATGAACGACGACACCACCGGCGCTTGCCCACAGCGGCACGGCGACCGCGAGGAGATCGCCCGCCTGCTCCCGGCCCCGGCCGACTGGGACCTTCCGCGCGAGCAGTACCTTCGTCACAGGGACCTTCTGATGCACCACATCGACCACGAACAGGTCGCCCGTCCCCGGCCGGCCCGCCGACTGCTGCGGCCCGCGGTCCTGGCGCCGGCGACCGCCCTGGCCCTGGCCTGCGCGGTGACCGCGGGGATCGCGCTGACCGGCGGTGACTCGGCGCCCACCGGCACCGCGTCGCACCGTGCGGCCACGGACATGCAGCCCGCCGCCGCGCTCCTGGCCCGGATCTCCGACGCCACGGAGACGCGGGTGGGCCTCACGGTGCGCGACGACCAGTTCGTTTACACCAGGGAGAAGACCCGCGGCGCCGACCTGACCAGCGGGAAGGCTGTCCTCAGCCCGCTGATGGACCGTGAGGTGTGGGCCGCTCAGGAGCCGGGACCGCTGCGGAAGCTCGGCCTGATCCGGGAGGACGGTGAGACGTTCCCCATCAACGCCGAACTCGGTGACCCCGAGGGCACACCCGCCGGTATCAACCGGCCCACCTACCGCTGGCTCAGCTCGCTGCCCACCGACCCCGACAAACTGCTGACCTATCTGTACGCCGAGACCCCGCAGGCCGATGGACGGGAGCGTGACCAGGCGGTGTTCGAGCAGATCGGATCTTTGCTGGGCGGGGTGATGCCGCCCCGTACGGCCGCCGCCCTCTACCGGGCCGCGGCGAAGATCCCGGGTGTCACCCCGGCCCCTCATGCCCGCGACGCGATCGGTCGCAAGGGCCTCGGTATCGCCCGGGACGACACGCGGTACGGCATCCGGACCGAGTGGGTCTTCGGCGAGAAGGACTTCGCCTTCCTGGGCTCCCGCAGCTACCTGACCAAGGACGCCCCATACGGAAAGGCCGGAACCCTGCTGTCCAGCGCGGCCGAGCTGGAACACGCCGTCGTCGACGAAGCCGGCCGACAGCCCACCGACGCGGAGCGGACACAGACCAAGCGCCAGAGTTGA
- a CDS encoding DUF1326 domain-containing protein, with product MSETTATVPRWHAAGDWFDTCKCNVPCPCSFAQLPTYGDCDGILAWHIREGHYGDVRLDGLNVLMLGSFVGNIWAEHTDTYAAVFVDERADDPQREALQMIFGGQAGSWPAEMVSMMGAEMRGMEFAPIEIEVADDLANWRAVVPGRVEASAVALTGPTTPEGARVQSTNLPGAETGPGQIATWGRSTVDRADAHGFHWSHEGQSSKHITFDWTGPD from the coding sequence ATGTCCGAGACGACGGCGACCGTTCCCCGGTGGCACGCGGCGGGCGACTGGTTCGACACCTGCAAGTGCAACGTGCCCTGCCCCTGCTCGTTCGCACAGCTGCCCACCTACGGCGATTGCGACGGCATCCTGGCCTGGCACATCCGCGAGGGCCATTACGGTGACGTACGGCTGGACGGCCTGAACGTGCTGATGCTGGGCTCGTTCGTCGGCAACATCTGGGCCGAGCACACGGACACGTACGCCGCGGTCTTCGTCGACGAGCGAGCCGACGACCCCCAGCGCGAGGCGCTTCAGATGATCTTCGGTGGGCAGGCGGGCAGTTGGCCCGCCGAGATGGTGAGCATGATGGGCGCCGAAATGCGCGGCATGGAGTTCGCCCCCATCGAGATCGAGGTCGCCGACGACCTCGCGAACTGGCGGGCCGTGGTGCCGGGCCGGGTCGAGGCGAGCGCAGTCGCGCTCACGGGACCCACGACCCCGGAGGGTGCGCGCGTCCAGTCGACCAACCTGCCGGGTGCGGAGACCGGACCGGGCCAAATCGCGACCTGGGGCCGCTCGACGGTGGACCGCGCCGATGCCCACGGCTTCCATTGGAGCCACGAAGGCCAGTCCAGTAAGCACATCACGTTCGACTGGACCGGGCCCGACTAG
- a CDS encoding DUF2182 domain-containing protein — MRLDRKALSPPLRPANLLSARQLAFAWSVMTAMALLAWVLVVDQARDMGVEPGTMGMGVPLFLLLWLVMMIAMMFPSVAPVALTWARAIGRQSPTGVVRVTRTAQFVGGYLLAWTAFGLIAYGLLAGTGALVDEHPGAGRWIGAGAFLVAGLYQFGPWKDLCLRHCRSPMGQLVRYAGFRPQARDLRVGAHHGAYCVGCCWGLMVVLVPLGVMNVLAMAAVAMVIFVEKLWRLGPVFSQVVGAAFLVLAVLSLFQPWLLPGLIPPQSPMTEMLRP; from the coding sequence GTGCGCCTCGACCGGAAGGCCCTGTCACCCCCTCTGCGTCCGGCGAATCTGTTGTCGGCCCGGCAGCTCGCGTTCGCCTGGTCCGTGATGACAGCGATGGCCCTCCTCGCCTGGGTGCTGGTGGTCGACCAGGCGCGTGACATGGGGGTCGAGCCGGGAACCATGGGTATGGGCGTCCCGCTGTTCCTGCTGCTGTGGCTGGTCATGATGATCGCCATGATGTTCCCCTCGGTGGCCCCGGTTGCCCTCACCTGGGCGCGGGCTATCGGGCGCCAGTCGCCCACGGGAGTCGTGCGGGTGACTCGTACCGCCCAGTTCGTCGGGGGGTACCTGCTGGCCTGGACGGCCTTCGGCCTGATCGCCTACGGGCTCCTCGCCGGGACCGGGGCCCTGGTGGACGAGCACCCGGGCGCCGGGCGCTGGATCGGCGCCGGGGCCTTCCTGGTCGCCGGTCTGTACCAGTTCGGCCCGTGGAAGGACCTCTGCCTGCGGCACTGCCGGAGCCCTATGGGCCAGCTCGTGCGCTACGCGGGCTTCCGGCCCCAGGCCCGCGATCTGCGGGTCGGGGCGCACCACGGGGCGTACTGTGTGGGCTGCTGCTGGGGGCTGATGGTCGTGCTCGTCCCGCTGGGCGTCATGAACGTACTGGCGATGGCCGCGGTGGCCATGGTGATCTTCGTGGAGAAGCTCTGGCGGCTGGGCCCCGTCTTCTCGCAGGTCGTCGGTGCCGCCTTCCTCGTACTCGCGGTCCTGAGCCTCTTCCAGCCCTGGCTGCTGCCGGGTCTGATCCCGCCGCAGTCGCCCATGACGGAGATGCTCCGCCCCTAG